In Oncorhynchus kisutch isolate 150728-3 linkage group LG7, Okis_V2, whole genome shotgun sequence, one DNA window encodes the following:
- the rab32b gene encoding ras-related protein Rab-32, with amino-acid sequence MAGGSVSVCTECLFKVLVIGERGVGKTSFITRYVNMRFKEEYKASIGVDFALKTIEWDNKTVVRLQLWDIAGQERIRNMSRVYYKEAMGAFVVFDTTKMETLEAASQWKHDLDSKVRLVSGSPVPAVLLANKCDQTEGNKELSALMDNYCKEKGFLGWFETSAKDNLNVDEAGAFLMENMLRIDRGLSSRDNENDRINMSQSKATFKCC; translated from the exons ATGGCGGGGGGTTCAGTATCGGTATGCACGGAGTGTTTGTTTAAGGTTTTGGTGATTGGAGAGAGGGGTGTTGGAAAAACGAGCTTTATAACGCGGTACGTTAACATGCGGTTCAAGGAGGAGTACAAGGCATCGATTGGAGTTGACTTTGCGTTGAAAACGATCGAATGGGACAATAAAACAGTGGTGAGACTTCAGCTTTGGGACATTGCAG GTCAGGAGAGGATTAGGAACATGTCCAGAGTATACTACAAGGAGGCCATGGGGGCGTTTGTGGTCTTTGACACGACCAAGATGGAGACATTAGAGGCTGCCTCACAGTGGAAGCATGACCTAGATAGCAAAGTGAGACTGGTCAGTGGAAGCCCTGTCCCTGCTGTCCTGTTAGCCAACAAGTGTGACCAGACAGAGGGAAACAAGGAGCTGTCTGCCCTCATGGACAACTACTGTAAAGAGAAAGGCTTCCTGGGTTGGTTTGAGACGTCAGCAAAG GACAATCTCAATGTTGATGAGGCAGGAGCCTTCCTAATGGAGAACATGCTGCGGATTGACAGAGGGCTGTCCAGCAGAGACAACGAAAATGACAGGATCAACATGAGCCAGTCCAAGGCAACATTTAAATGCTGCTAG